A region from the Mesorhizobium sp. J8 genome encodes:
- a CDS encoding GTP cyclohydrolase II translates to MEQPEIAKSPLNTRYGTFDLYVFSWSPNEQDNVLVMVSPFDGRVPLVRVQSACYTGEIFESTDCDCHWQLENALSQIQRDGGIFIYMLCDGRGAGLLTKIRGMNLTATKGLDTAAAYHALGSPLDPREYERAAYVLRYFGVIKCRLLTNNPRKVSGLELQGIEVERVRHESEPTPENEPYLRSKAEKLGHMMKRFGTDA, encoded by the coding sequence ATGGAACAGCCTGAGATCGCGAAATCGCCGCTGAATACGAGATACGGCACGTTCGACCTATATGTCTTTTCGTGGTCACCGAACGAGCAAGACAACGTGTTGGTTATGGTGTCGCCCTTCGACGGCAGAGTGCCGCTCGTACGAGTTCAAAGCGCCTGTTACACGGGAGAGATTTTCGAGAGCACCGATTGCGATTGCCATTGGCAGTTGGAGAACGCGCTGTCTCAAATCCAGCGGGACGGAGGGATTTTTATCTATATGCTTTGTGACGGACGTGGGGCCGGCCTGCTGACCAAGATACGAGGGATGAACCTCACTGCAACGAAAGGACTTGATACCGCAGCAGCCTATCATGCGCTCGGATCGCCATTGGATCCGAGGGAATATGAGCGAGCGGCATACGTTTTGCGGTACTTTGGTGTCATAAAGTGCAGACTATTGACGAACAACCCAAGGAAAGTTTCGGGGCTTGAATTGCAAGGCATCGAAGTCGAACGCGTCCGTCACGAAAGTGAGCCGACACCTGAAAATGAGCCCTATTTGCGTTCGAAGGCAGAAAAGCTCGGGCATATGATGAAGCGCTTCGGAACAGATGCGTAG
- a CDS encoding DUF4231 domain-containing protein: MAWPRKDKTIPEDAFTDAAAYYSSMRRGMREKADHNKSEAQLCFAAIIACTLVAPLFVTLSESFFLAKVLPSLLSVTAAGLTSWVQLRRPQKLWVIYRRAQRELEQLKAAYDFKDGEFASDPAPEKLLARKVTAVGRWVHDQWEGLVPEPEAILSKKSEAQPEKLGHDGTA, from the coding sequence ATGGCGTGGCCGAGGAAGGATAAAACGATCCCAGAGGACGCATTCACGGATGCAGCAGCCTATTACTCGTCCATGCGAAGGGGAATGCGCGAGAAGGCAGACCACAACAAGAGCGAGGCACAATTGTGCTTTGCGGCCATTATCGCCTGCACGCTCGTAGCACCGTTGTTTGTGACCCTGTCGGAGAGCTTCTTTTTGGCCAAGGTGCTGCCTTCATTGCTATCAGTTACGGCAGCAGGACTTACAAGCTGGGTACAATTGCGTAGACCTCAGAAGCTCTGGGTCATCTATAGGCGTGCGCAGAGGGAGCTTGAACAGCTAAAAGCTGCTTACGACTTCAAAGACGGTGAATTCGCGAGTGATCCGGCACCCGAGAAGCTTCTGGCCAGAAAGGTTACCGCTGTTGGTCGCTGGGTGCATGACCAGTGGGAAGGACTGGTGCCCGAACCGGAAGCCATTCTGTCCAAGAAGTCGGAGGCTCAACCCGAGAAGCTAGGTCACGATGGAACAGCCTGA